A genomic region of Arachis hypogaea cultivar Tifrunner chromosome 5, arahy.Tifrunner.gnm2.J5K5, whole genome shotgun sequence contains the following coding sequences:
- the LOC112803033 gene encoding uncharacterized protein: MSRSSETETESETGKAAVVVQVELHLSITSLAMFLLKTWRSTAFGVYGYLNFTKSAYLDHAKKFKPGEMEIQITGKNCIVTGANSGIGYATAEGLARRGATVYLVCRNKERGEAALSEIQTKTGNQNVHLEICDLSSVADIKSFASRFSKKNMPVHVLVNNAGLLEQKRVTTSEGFELNFAVNVLGTYAMTESMVPLLEKASPDARVITVSSGGMYTTPLTKDLQFSGSNFDGVEQYARNKRVQVALTEKWAETYKDKGIGFYSMHPGWAETPGVANSLPGFNEKLAGKLRTREEGADTVVWLALQPKEKLVSGAFYFDRAEAPKHLPLAATGGSHTLINSLVEDLHSIVSPFP; the protein is encoded by the exons ATGAGTCGTAGCAGTGAAACTGAAACAGAATCAGAAACAGGAAAAGCAGCAGTTGTCGTTCAAGTTGAGCTTCACTTGTCGATTACATCCCTCGCTATGTTCCTTCTCAAG ACATGGAGATCAACTGCTTTTGGTGtctatggttacctcaacttcaCCAAATCTGCTTATCT ggATCATGCTAAGAAATTCAAACCAGGGGAAATGGAGATACAAATAACAGGGAAGAATTGCATTGTTACTGGAGCTAACTCTGGAATTGGCTATGCAACTGCTGAGGGTCTTGCAAGACG TGGTGCCACTGTGTATCTTGTGTGCCGGAATAAGGAGAGGGGAGAGGCTGCACTTTccgaaattcaaaccaaaaccgGCAATCAGAATGTACATTTAGAG ATTTGTGACCTTTCATCTGTTGCAGATATCAAGTCATTTGCTTCCAGGTTTTCTAAAAAGAATATGCCAGTTCATGTGTTG GTTAACAATGCAGGGTTACTTGAGCAGAAACGAGTTACCACGTCCGAAGG GTTTGAGTTGAACTTTGCTGTAAATGTGTTAGGCACTTATGCCATGACAGAATCGATGGTACCATTACTAGAGAAAGCATCCCCGGATGCGCGCGTCATTACAGTTTCATCTGGTGGAATGTATACTACTCCCTTGACCAAAGATCTTCAG TTTTCTGGGAGCAATTTCGATGGGGTTGAACAATATGCTCGAAATAAGCGAGTTCAG GTTGCCCTGACAGAGAAGTGGGCCGAAACATATAAAGACAAAGGGATAGGATTTTACTCAATGCATCCAGGTTGGGCTGAAACTCCTGGAGTTGCTAACAGTTTACCAGGCTTCAATGAGAA GCTTGCCGGAAAGCTTAGAACAAGGGAAGAAGGTGCAGACACAGTTGTTTGGTTGGCATTACAACCTAAAGAGAAACTGGTCTCAGGTGCATTTTACTTTGATAGAGCCGAAGCTCCAAAGCACCTTCCGTTGGCCGCGACCGGTGGTTCTCATACCTTGATCAACTCACTTGTTGAAGATCTTCATTCAATTGTTTCTCCTTTTCCATAA
- the LOC112803032 gene encoding type IV inositol polyphosphate 5-phosphatase 3 isoform X2, which translates to MKQRSPHHQQLFWGRVVLRKWLNMGTNESDYSADPEDDDDDDYDFDDEDAIEIDSDNEELARQSWFMGNRGDKAHPESKEYLPRLRRQKSSTYRSQYINTKELRICVGTWNVGGKLPPDDLDIDDWLGVNEPADIYVLGLQEIVPLNPGNIFGAEDTRPVPKWENIIRETLNRVRHTPRKIKSFSDPPSPSKYQPSDDVPDIEEEILLESDSDIGEEVHPLDEENNVYTEVSTNKTNADDDTNTNLLASNSADITNSDVPVKLSLQREFSFPKRSERKHSFRAEGLSENMDTSFAQQTTKLTRMLSGSERIGLSWPEPPLHLLSQQVLERPTSFKSLKSFKSSKSFNTYNSFKSIMDEMPVMPLLPEIDLQTLIKRKRRSPYVRIVSKQMVGIFVTIWVRRSLRKHIQNLKVSTVGVGVMGYIGNKGAISVSMSIYQTLFCFICTHLSSGEKEGDELRRNADVHEIHRRTHFQSLSYIGLPKRIIDHERIIWLGDLNYRINLSNMETRALILKKQWSKLVEKDQLRQELKNGGVFDGWSEGTLNFPPTYKYEVNSDKYYGEDPKVGKRSPAWCDRILSHGKGMRLLNYRRAELKLSDHRPVTATYMVDVEMFSPRKLQRALTYTDAEIENEEVIMNSGGWTIAT; encoded by the exons ATGAAGCAAAGATCACCTCACCATCAGCAG CtcttttggggaagagtggtccTCAGGAAATGGCTTAACATGGGAACCAACGAGTCTGATTACAGTGCTGAccctgaagatgatgatgatgatgattatgacttTGATGATGAAGATGCTATTGAAATTGATTCAGACAATGAAG AGTTGGCGAGGCAGTCATGGTTTATGGGCAACCGAGGCGATAAAGCTCATCCTGAATCAAAAG AATATCTTCCAAGGTTAAGGAGGCAAAAGTCATCAACTTATAGGTCTCAGTATATAAACACAAAGGAATTGAG AATATGTGTTGGAACATGGAATGTTGGAGGAAAACTTCCACCTGATGACCTTGATATTGATGATTGGTTAGGTGTCAACGAACCGGCCGACATATATGTCCTTGG TCTTCAAGAGATTGTACCTTTAAACCCTGGTAATATTTTTGGTGCTGAAGATACTCGCCCTGTGCCAAAATGGGAAAATATTATTCGGGAAACCCTGAATCGAGTGCGACATACACCACGAAAGATAAAATCCTTCAGTGATCCTCCTTCTCCATCAAAATATCAGCCATCAGATGATGTCCCAGATATTGAAGAAGAAATATTACTCGAAAGTGATAGTGACATCGGTGAGGAAGTCCATCCCTTGGATGAAGAAAACAATGTTTATACTGAAGTTAGTACTAATAAAACGAATGCTGATGATGACACAAATACAAATTTATTGGCTTCCAATTCTGCTGATATTACAAACTCTGATGTGCCGGTCAAACTTAGTTTACAAAGAGAGTTTTCTTTTCCAAAGAGGTCTGAAAGGAAACACAGCTTCCGCGCTGAAGGTTTATCCGAAAATATGGATACATCATTTGCCCAACAGACCACTAAACTAACCAGAATGCTTAGTGGTTCTGAAAGGATTGGTTTGAGCTGGCCAGAGCCACCACTACATCTGCTATCCCAGCAAGTTTTAGAGAGACCAACATCTTTTAAATCTCTCAAATCCTTTAAATCATCAAAGTCATTCAACACATATAATTCTTTCAAGTCAATCATGGATGAAATGCCAGTTATGCCTTTGCTTCCTGAAATTGATCTTCAAACTTTAATTAAGCGGAAAAGAAGATCCCCATATGTAAGGATTGTGAGTAAGCAGATGGTTGGAATTTTTGTCACTATATGGGTTCGTCGGAGCTTGCGTAAACATATTCAGAATTTGAAGGTGTCAACAGTTGGTGTTGGTGTTATGGGCTACATTGGTAACAAG GGAGCAATATCTGTCAGCATGTCCATATATCAGACTCTTTTTTGCTTCATATGCACCCACCTTTCATCAGGTGAAAAGGAAGGAGATGAACTTCGAAGAAATGCTGATGTTCATGAAATACATCGTAGAACACATTTTCAGTCACTTTCTTATATTGGACTTCCCAAAAGAATCATTGATCATGA AAGAATAATTTGGTTGGGAGATCTGAATTACCGTATTAACCTATCAAATATGGAAACAAGAGCTCTTATATTAAAAAAGCAGTGGTCAAAATTGGTTGAGAAAGACCAG CTTAGGCAAGAACTCAAGAATGGTGGTGTGTTTGATGGATGGTCAGAAGGCACCTTAAACTTCCCACCAACTTATAAATATGAGGTTAATTCAGATAAGTACTATGGAGAAGACCCTAAGGTTGGGAAGCGTTCACCGGCGTG GTGTGATCGCATTCTTTCACACGGCAAAGGGATGAGATTACTGAATTACAGAAGGGCTGAGCTCAAACTTTCGGATCACAGACCTGTGACGGCCACATACATGGTTGACGTTGAAATGTTCTCTCCTAGGAAGCTACAACGAGCTCTAACTTACACCGATGCAGAGATTGAAAACGAAGAAGTCATAATGAATTCAGGTGGTTGGACCATAGCTACTTAG
- the LOC112803038 gene encoding uncharacterized protein, whose protein sequence is MSSSTVFIAVQCCQCSTMQVKQKKKSSNKWNCAVCNQKQSVRKVFAQGFMAKDLRKFVQSFNMSRKLVDDGEWLQAGTLGSLSEHRDDEIELPINPEKKRRIDWTAYLDQEDHHNLTIKEAEQEQGGGDGFEPVIVTELENVMFKKGKSDENSEESAKLFKEPVFRNSREKLMKDKQQKPLIESNSTRSLSNPRTQNCKPPISKTSSKWSDYILDEDNDNLELGWERAINFKDNFKPCSNSFFQNMTNEERVEDDIHPDFM, encoded by the exons ATGTCGTCGTCAACGGTCTTCATCGCCGTCCAGTGCTGCCAATGCTCCACCATGCAG gtgaagcagaagaagaagagcagCAACAAGTGGAACTGCGCGGTGTGCAACCAGAAGCAATCGGTTCGGAAGGTGTTCGCTCAGGGTTTCATGGCCAAGGACCTCCGCAAGTTCGTCCAGAGCTTCAATATGTCCCGGAAGCTCGTCGACGACGGAGAATGGCTCCAAGCTGGAACCCTAGGTTCACTGTCGGAACATCGCGATGACGAGATCGAGCTTCCGATCAACccggaaaagaagagaagaatcgATTGGACTGCATACCTTGACCAAGAGGATCATCATAATCTTACCATCAAAGAAGCAGAACAAGAACAAGGAG GAGGAGATGGTTTTGAGCCAGTGATTGTGACTGAGTTGGAAAATGTTATGTTCAAGAAAGGTAAATCTGATGAGAACTCAGAAGAAAGTGCCAAGCTTTTCAAAGAGCCAGTGTTCCGAAATTCTCGAG AGAAGCTAATGAAAGATAAACAGCAAAAACCATTGATTGAAAGCAATTCAACTAGGAGTTTATCTAATCCAAGGACTCAAAATTGCAAACCACCAATCAGCAAGACAAGCTCCAAATGGAGTGATTACATATTAGATGAAGACAATGACAACTTAGAACTTGGTTGGGAGAGAGCCATCAACTTCAAGGACAACTTTAAGCCATGTAGCAACAGCTTCTTCCAAAATATGACTAACGAGGAAAGGGTGGAAGATGATATTCACCCGGATTTTATGTGA
- the LOC112803036 gene encoding uncharacterized protein: MARPLLFIHPMPSTSHIGLAVMTLVLCAVALLMCASHSRKWRQWKACYDAFVEEEPVIEVHNEAVAPTSTGEQQEGDGSLWQRNILMGGKCQLPDFSGVIIYDSNGNVVTPPKTSRSLLTWK, translated from the coding sequence atggctcgtCCACTTCTATTCATCCACCCTATGCCTAGCACCTCACATATTGGCTTAGCTGTTATGACCCTCGTGTTGTGTGCCGTTGCCTTGCTCATGTGCGCTTCTCATTCGCGCAAATGGCGTCAGTGGAAAGCTTGTTATGATGCCTTTGTCGAAGAAGAGCCAGTGATAGAGGTCCACAACGAAGCTGTGGCACCGACAAGCACAGGCGAGCAACAAGAAGGAGACGGTTCGCTGTGGCAGAGGAACATACTTATGGGTGGGAAGTGCCAGCTTCCTGATTTCTCTGGTGTCATAATCTATGACTCCAATGGCAATGTAGTAACCCCTCCTAAGACTTCTCGTTCATTACTAACTTGGAAATAG
- the LOC112803032 gene encoding type I inositol polyphosphate 5-phosphatase 1 isoform X1 codes for MKQRSPHHQQRTSWAELCCLGWSCIQLFWGRVVLRKWLNMGTNESDYSADPEDDDDDDYDFDDEDAIEIDSDNEELARQSWFMGNRGDKAHPESKEYLPRLRRQKSSTYRSQYINTKELRICVGTWNVGGKLPPDDLDIDDWLGVNEPADIYVLGLQEIVPLNPGNIFGAEDTRPVPKWENIIRETLNRVRHTPRKIKSFSDPPSPSKYQPSDDVPDIEEEILLESDSDIGEEVHPLDEENNVYTEVSTNKTNADDDTNTNLLASNSADITNSDVPVKLSLQREFSFPKRSERKHSFRAEGLSENMDTSFAQQTTKLTRMLSGSERIGLSWPEPPLHLLSQQVLERPTSFKSLKSFKSSKSFNTYNSFKSIMDEMPVMPLLPEIDLQTLIKRKRRSPYVRIVSKQMVGIFVTIWVRRSLRKHIQNLKVSTVGVGVMGYIGNKGAISVSMSIYQTLFCFICTHLSSGEKEGDELRRNADVHEIHRRTHFQSLSYIGLPKRIIDHERIIWLGDLNYRINLSNMETRALILKKQWSKLVEKDQLRQELKNGGVFDGWSEGTLNFPPTYKYEVNSDKYYGEDPKVGKRSPAWCDRILSHGKGMRLLNYRRAELKLSDHRPVTATYMVDVEMFSPRKLQRALTYTDAEIENEEVIMNSGGWTIAT; via the exons ATGAAGCAAAGATCACCTCACCATCAGCAG AGGACTTCTTGGGCTGAATTATGTTGTTTGGGTTGGTCCTGCATACAGCtcttttggggaagagtggtccTCAGGAAATGGCTTAACATGGGAACCAACGAGTCTGATTACAGTGCTGAccctgaagatgatgatgatgatgattatgacttTGATGATGAAGATGCTATTGAAATTGATTCAGACAATGAAG AGTTGGCGAGGCAGTCATGGTTTATGGGCAACCGAGGCGATAAAGCTCATCCTGAATCAAAAG AATATCTTCCAAGGTTAAGGAGGCAAAAGTCATCAACTTATAGGTCTCAGTATATAAACACAAAGGAATTGAG AATATGTGTTGGAACATGGAATGTTGGAGGAAAACTTCCACCTGATGACCTTGATATTGATGATTGGTTAGGTGTCAACGAACCGGCCGACATATATGTCCTTGG TCTTCAAGAGATTGTACCTTTAAACCCTGGTAATATTTTTGGTGCTGAAGATACTCGCCCTGTGCCAAAATGGGAAAATATTATTCGGGAAACCCTGAATCGAGTGCGACATACACCACGAAAGATAAAATCCTTCAGTGATCCTCCTTCTCCATCAAAATATCAGCCATCAGATGATGTCCCAGATATTGAAGAAGAAATATTACTCGAAAGTGATAGTGACATCGGTGAGGAAGTCCATCCCTTGGATGAAGAAAACAATGTTTATACTGAAGTTAGTACTAATAAAACGAATGCTGATGATGACACAAATACAAATTTATTGGCTTCCAATTCTGCTGATATTACAAACTCTGATGTGCCGGTCAAACTTAGTTTACAAAGAGAGTTTTCTTTTCCAAAGAGGTCTGAAAGGAAACACAGCTTCCGCGCTGAAGGTTTATCCGAAAATATGGATACATCATTTGCCCAACAGACCACTAAACTAACCAGAATGCTTAGTGGTTCTGAAAGGATTGGTTTGAGCTGGCCAGAGCCACCACTACATCTGCTATCCCAGCAAGTTTTAGAGAGACCAACATCTTTTAAATCTCTCAAATCCTTTAAATCATCAAAGTCATTCAACACATATAATTCTTTCAAGTCAATCATGGATGAAATGCCAGTTATGCCTTTGCTTCCTGAAATTGATCTTCAAACTTTAATTAAGCGGAAAAGAAGATCCCCATATGTAAGGATTGTGAGTAAGCAGATGGTTGGAATTTTTGTCACTATATGGGTTCGTCGGAGCTTGCGTAAACATATTCAGAATTTGAAGGTGTCAACAGTTGGTGTTGGTGTTATGGGCTACATTGGTAACAAG GGAGCAATATCTGTCAGCATGTCCATATATCAGACTCTTTTTTGCTTCATATGCACCCACCTTTCATCAGGTGAAAAGGAAGGAGATGAACTTCGAAGAAATGCTGATGTTCATGAAATACATCGTAGAACACATTTTCAGTCACTTTCTTATATTGGACTTCCCAAAAGAATCATTGATCATGA AAGAATAATTTGGTTGGGAGATCTGAATTACCGTATTAACCTATCAAATATGGAAACAAGAGCTCTTATATTAAAAAAGCAGTGGTCAAAATTGGTTGAGAAAGACCAG CTTAGGCAAGAACTCAAGAATGGTGGTGTGTTTGATGGATGGTCAGAAGGCACCTTAAACTTCCCACCAACTTATAAATATGAGGTTAATTCAGATAAGTACTATGGAGAAGACCCTAAGGTTGGGAAGCGTTCACCGGCGTG GTGTGATCGCATTCTTTCACACGGCAAAGGGATGAGATTACTGAATTACAGAAGGGCTGAGCTCAAACTTTCGGATCACAGACCTGTGACGGCCACATACATGGTTGACGTTGAAATGTTCTCTCCTAGGAAGCTACAACGAGCTCTAACTTACACCGATGCAGAGATTGAAAACGAAGAAGTCATAATGAATTCAGGTGGTTGGACCATAGCTACTTAG
- the LOC112803035 gene encoding DEAD-box ATP-dependent RNA helicase 39, with product MAGATARTLFFTVFLSSSSFTRLSRRSNLIPLLTRSKSIINVPPPRFRTLCSVATAPETSDTDHQTKHSVLLEKLRARHLKDSAKSSELKSKDQTKKNSSSSSGESENFDGVVVKKNKLVGSFEELGLSEEVMGSVREMGIEVPTEIQCIGVPAVLQENSVVLGSHTGSGKTLAYLLPLVQLLRRDEQLNGIQLKPRRPCAVVLCPTRELCEQVFRVAKSISHHARFRCTMVSGGGRIRPQEDSLNNPIDMVVGTPGRILQHIEEGNLVYGDIKYLVLDEADTMFDRGFGPDIRKFLAPLKHRASKSDGLGFQTVLVTATMTKAVQKLIDEEFQGIVHLRTSTLHKKISSARHDFIKLSGSENKLEALLQVLVPSRAKGNKVMVFCNTLDSSRAVDHYLVENMIPTVNYHGEVPAEQRVENLNKFKNDIDDRPTLVCTDLAARGLDLDVDHVVMFDFPLNSIDYLHRTGRTARMGAKGKVTSLVTKKDLILATRIEEAMRKNESLEAITKEGVRRDIARTQVNGQSGKDRELVKVSKVKNNPGGRASSGNKGSDLKSRKGSSSERSMKKGIKVSNSVKSSSANGSRKASSGYKQTSKRTSATKSTNSKLSVVGFRGRNSSSNPL from the exons ATGGCGGGAGCTACAGCAAGAACCCTCTTCTTCACCgtctttctctcttcctcctccttcacGCGCCTCTCTCGTCGCTCCAATCTCATCCCACTCCTCACGCGCTCTAAGTCCATCATCAATGTTCCGCCGCCACGGTTCAGGACCTTGTGTTCCGTCGCCACCGCACCGGAAACTTCGGACACCGATCACCAGACGAAGCACTCCGTCCTCCTCGAGAAGCTCAGAGCGAGACATCTCAAGGACAGTGCAAAGAGCTCAGAACTCAAGAGTAAGGACCAAACAAAgaagaattcttcttcttcttctggtgAAAGTGAGAATTTTGATGGGGTGGTGGTGAAAAAGAATAAGCTTGTTGGGAGTTTTGAAGAATTGGGTTTGAGTGAAGAGGTTATGGGTTCTGTTAGGGAAATGGGTATTGAAGTTCCCACTGAGATTCAGTGCATTGGTGTTCCTGCTGTCTTGCAAGAGAACAGTGTTGTGTTGGGTTCTCACACTGGCTCTGGCAAAACCCTTGCTTACTTGCTTCCCCTTGTTCAG TTGCTAAGACGGGACGAACAGTTGAATGGAATACAGTTAAAGCCCAGGAGACCTTGTGCTGTTGTGCTATGCCCTACGAGGGAGTTGTGTGAGcag GTTTTTCGAGTTGCGAAATCAATTAGCCATCATGCACGGTTCAGGTGCACAATGGTAAGTGGTGGTGGCCGTATTAGGCCTCAAGAAGATTCACTTAATAACCCCATTGATATGGTAGTTGGTACCCCTGGAAGGATTCTTCAACATATTGAGGAGGGCAACCTGGTGTATGGCGACATCAAATACTTG GTATTGGATGAGGCAGATACAATGTTTGATCGTGGCTTTGGTCCTGATATACGCAAATTTCTGGCCCCATTGAAACATCGTGCGTCAAAGTCTGATGGCCTAGGTTTTCAGACCGTCTTGGTAACTGCAACAATGACAAAG GCTGTGCAAAAGCTGATTGATGAGGAGTTTCAGGGCATTGTACATCTGCGAACATCAACATTGCATAAAAAGATTTCTTCTGCTCGTCACGATTTTATTAAACTTTCAGGTTCTGAGAACAAGCTGGAAGCATTACTTCAG GTACTTGTGCCAAGCCGAGCAAAAGGCAACAAGGTGATGGTTTTTTGCAATACTTTGGACTCTAGCCGTGCGGTGGATCACTACCTTGTTGAAAATATGATTCCTACTGTCAACTACCATGGGGAAGTACCAGCAGAGCAAAG GGTTGAAAACCTCAATAAGTTTAAGAATGACATTGATGATCGTCCAACATTAGTTTGCACAGACTTGGCCGCTAGGGGTCTGGACTTGGATGTAGATCATGTTGTTATGTTTGACTTCCCCTTGAACTCT ATTGATTACCTTCATCGGACTGGTAGAACTGCTCGTATGGGTGCAAAAG GGAAAGTAACCAGTTTGGTTACAAAGAAGGATTTGATCTTGGCCACTAGAATAGAGGAGGCAATGAGGAAGAATGAGAGTTTGGAAGCTATCACCAAAGAAGGAGTACGAAGGGATATCGCCAGGACCCAAGTTAATGGGCAGAGTGGGAAGGACAGAGAACTAGTTAAAGTTTCTAAAGTTAAGAACAATCCTGGTGGACGTGCCAGTTCAGGGAATAAAGGATCGGATTTGAAATCCCGAAAAGGATCATCTTCAGAAAGATCTATGAAGAAAGGGATTAAGGTTTCAAATTCTGTAAAATCCTCCAGTGCAAATGGCTCAAGAAAAGCTTCTTCAGGGTATAAGCAAACAAGTAAAAGGACCAGTGCCACCAAATCGACAAATTCTAAACTCAGTGTTGTCGGGTTTAGGGGTCGGAACTCATCATCAAACCCCTTGTGA
- the LOC112803037 gene encoding DEAD-box ATP-dependent RNA helicase 39, with the protein MRRKGRELLNLCISLSSPLKPEPRASSFHGASRTFSPFSASSSSFSSSSSSSTVTPFVEDEKASAASKTQRESMILEEFRQRKLKGTSSSSSPDGGAEKKEGESTMVVSNFRELGVAEELAEVLEKIGDGVPSEIQCVVIPAVLEGKSLLLSSPAEPDRTLAYLLPLIQLLRRGEVGLDSKHPRAIVLCATEEKANECFSAAKYIMEIAEAKLAKQRSSPDNEHSNVSIGLLVGTPSEIIQYIEEGSVVPAEIRYMVLDDVDFMLGSGLDSNIHKILEPLQDHESKSSYKRLQTVLVTSPITEVLGDESPIVKHLERDHAGNISAISLEMDQGEVFQYTESLDALRKKVIEAMDTLV; encoded by the exons ATGAGAAGAAAAGGGAGAGAGCTTCTTAACCTATGTATCTCTCTAAGCTCCCCATTGAAGCCTGAACCACGTGCATCTTCTTTTCATGGTGCTTCTAGAACTTTCTCACCATtttccgcttcttcttcttccttctcctcctcctcctcctccagcaCCGTAACCCCTTTTGTTGAAGATGAAAAGGCTTCGGCAGCGTCCAAGACGCAGAGGGAATCAATGATTTTGGAAGAGTTCAGACAAAGGAAGCTCAAAGGGACTTCATCAAGTTCTTCTCCTGATGGCGGTGCTGAGAAGAAAGAGGGGGAGTCCACTATGGTGGTTTCCAACTTCAGGGAGTTGGGTGTGGCTGAGGAgcttgctgaggttttggaaaaGATTGGTGATGGTGTTCCGAGTGAGATACAATGTGTTGTTATTCCAGCTGTTTTGGAAGGGAAGAGTTTATTGTTGAGTTCACCCGCTGAACCTGATCGAACTTTGGCTTACTTGTTGCCCCTTATTCAG CTGCTGCGACGTGGCGAGGTTGGTTTGGATTCAAAGCATCCCAGAGCCATTGTGCTTTGTGCTACGGAGGAGAAAGCTAATGAG TGTTTTAGTGCTGCAAAATATATCATGGAGATTGCGGAAGCGAAGTTGGCAAAGCAACGTTCTTCCCCAGATAATGAGCATTCGAATGTCTCAATTGGTCTTCTAGTCGGAACCCCTTCTGAGATTATTCAGTACATTGAAGAGGGAAGTGTTGTCCCTGCTGAAATAAGATATATG GTTTTGGATGATGTAGATTTCATGCTTGGTAGTGGCCTTGATTCTAACATCCACAAGATTCTCGAACCATTGCAAGATCATGAATCAAAATCTTCTTACAAAAGATTGCAAACCGTCCTAGTTACATCGCCGATCACCGAG GTTTTGGGTGATGAATCCCCCATTGTGAAGCATCTTGAGCGTGATCATGCTGGAAATATTTCTGCAATCTCTTTGGAAATGGATCAAGGAGAAGTGTTCCAATATACAGAGTCCCTGGATGCTCTTAGGAAAAAAGTGATAGAAGCCATGGACACCCTTGTGTAA
- the LOC112804053 gene encoding protein HEAT INTOLERANT 4-like, with protein sequence MKQMKMDWIPYIPSEDRLKSQIFILSCTQRRAALKHLKLDQVKKYEYCLPYFYHPFKEDELEQSTEVQILFPTEPKPVFCSFDWKFNDLEEFSDELIKDEELSADQKDEFKDFVKEKVREAKKANKEV encoded by the exons ATGAAACAAATGAAAATGGATTGGATTCCATACATCCCCTCAGAGGATCG ATTGAAGTCTCAAATATTTATCTTGAGTTGCACCCAAAGGAG GGCTGCTTTGAAACATTTAAAGTTGGATCAAGTGAAAAAGTATGAGTATTGCTTGCCAT atttctaccatccATTCAAGGAAGATGAACTTGAACAAAGTACTGAGGTTCAAATACTATTTCCAACAGAGCCAAAGCCG GTCTTTTGTTCATTTGATTGGAAGTTCAATGATCTTGAG GAGTTCAGTGATGAGCTCATAAAAGATGAGGAATTATCAGCAGATCAAAAAGATGAGTTCAAG GATTTTGTGAAGGAAAAAGTACGCGAAGCAAAGAAAGCTAATAAAGAGGTATAA